A region of the Gigantopelta aegis isolate Gae_Host chromosome 11, Gae_host_genome, whole genome shotgun sequence genome:
gttacattttttaataaattaagtcagaatttttactcgtTTGGCGAGTGGGCGAGTACTTAGTGCACCCCTGGTCATGAGATAATCAATTCATACATTCATAGGTTTGGAAAAATCAATTTCTGTTTTACCTGctagggaatgaatgaatgtttaacgacatccctgCACATAAaatgcacatcggctattgggtatcacaGATGAAAATTTTATGTAGGGCTAAAAATaatcaactttttttttctttttttttttgatggctgctgtttcgagccctgatgttttaaaaatgttgatgATTTGCGTTCTCaaagtgtaaaataaaatatcttattTCAGGAGGTAAGAATTTATTTGTGATAGCCGTGAAGGGCATCAAAGGTCGACTCAACAGATTACCAGCTGCAGGTTCGGGGGACATGTTCGTAGCAACATGCAAGAAAGGAAAACCCGAACTGAGAAAGAAAGGTATGTACAGTCATGACTGTTGTTCTTGTTCATTagtagactccatcatatgtggtcatgtgggatagaaaaagtacacctgaGGTGATGGAAATTTCGACCACAGACGAGGCTTGCAATTTCCCCCACAGAgaatgtactttttctatcccacaggggcaagacatagcccagtaggaAAGCATTCGCTTGGTgggcggtcggtttgggattgatccctgtcggtgggcccattgggctattattcgctggtacataaaaggtcgtggtatgtgctatcttgtcttatgggatggtgcatataaaagatcctttgctggtgacagtgggtttcctccctcaatatctgtgtggtccttaaccatatgtccgatgccatataaccgtaaataaaatgtgttgagtgtgtcgttaaataaaatatttcctttcttttctatcCCATATGGCTGTAtttgatggagtctttttctcccatccattcaataaataaacttagCAGCAAGCACAAagaaagatggctgaaaaagtaactttatttgaccattttatcataaataaactacactatcatatttaccacatctgtttcatgtgttaaataaattgAACACTTTGACCGAGTGGAAGTGATGTTAATTcatgttttgtgtgtttatttttccAGTAATGCCTGCAGTTGTTATCCGTCAACGGAAACCATTCCGAAGGAAGAACGgagtgtttatatattttgaagaCAACGCTGGTGTCATTGTGAACCCAAAGGGAGAAATGAAAGGTTAGCATAGTTAAGGTTGACgatttcttcaaacacattcaggtgcattagttacattgttcaaacaaaaaaattcaagagcagttttgcattggaatttttatAGCGTTCTTAAAACGAAAATACCATTTATCCAGTTTGTTGTTATTGCCAGGAGATGCAAAGTGgtatcattggaatactgatgttGTTCAAATTCataattagctgtattattaaaaTGCCTTCACCACAGTAAACTAAagactggtctactaaccttgacccctgtcaaaattctatGACTAGCAGTTTACAGGTCGGAATGTCTGTCTCACTTATGGTtatccaaatattttttttccacaGTGCCTCGAGATACtgagctaaaattttgtgtatacctCAATCATGTAGGaccggtgtcgtggttaggccatcggtctacaggctggtaggtactgggttcggatcccagtcgaggcatgggatttttaatccagataccgactccaaaccctgagtgagtgttccgcaaggctcaatgggtaggtgtaaaccacttgcaccgaccagtgatccataactggttcaacaaaggacatggtttgtgctatcctgcctgtgtttagcgcaaataaaagatcccttgctgctaatcggaaagagtagcccatgtagtggcaacagcgggtttcctctctcaatatttgtgtagtccttaaccatatgtctgacgccatataaccctaaataaaatgtgttgagtgcgtcgttaaataaaacatttctttcaatcaTGTAGTTCCAGATCAagttttgactttcatggcgatttacgcattttatatttatatatttttttgcaataCTTCGACATATTGAATTGCGATTTtatgtatatctttatcatgttcCGTTACAGATCAAGTATAACTTTCATGACAATTTGCCCATTTTccatagagttatggcccttgaatttaggagctGGAGGACATGCATTaatttagcagtactctcagaatgcttcttTTTATGTAGgcaaagtacatacaaaagatccatagctgctaatggggaaaaggaagcaggtttccttgacatccaatagcctgtgattaataaatcagtgtgctccagtggtgtcgttaaacaaaacaacttaacttttgaatgttgaaataactgttcGACACCAAATATCCCTAGCTGAGGTGGTGTTGAACGTTCCTATGATGTATAATGGTAGACCAGTTGGTGTGccattgtttgttattttcattagtTTATATTCTCTTTATTGCAATCATATTTTCTTAATATATCACAATAAcaaaatgttgtattttgttttacaggttCAGCTATTACCGGCCCCGTTGCCAAGGAGTGCGCAGACTTGTGGCCCCGTATTGCGTCCAATGCTAGCTCTATCTCATAAAGACAATATAAATGGGTGGCAATAAAGGGGTTGTAAAGACAAACTGCGTCTTCTGTGTCTTATTACAGCAATATTAAGATTGATGTTTTAGGTCTGATCAATTTGAGGTGCGGGACAacacccagtggtaaaacactctcCTGAtgtacaggggcgggacgtagcccagtggtagagcgctcactcgatgcacggtcaatctgggatcaatccccgtaggtaggtccattgggctatttctcgctcaagccagtgcatcacgactggtatatcaaaggccgtggtatgtactaccctgtctatgggatggtacatataaaagatcccttgctgctaatcaaaaagagtagcccatgaagtggcgacagcgggtttcttctctcaatatctgtgtggtccttaaccatgtatgatgccatataaccatatataaaatgtgttgaatgcgtcattaaataaaacttctttctttcacctgatgtgtggttggtctaggtTTGATCCCCGCTATTGggtcagtgtaccacgactgctgtatcaaaggctgtggtatgtcccgTCCTGTGTGTAATGGTACATTTCAAAGATCTCGTTGTAGTGTTTTTAGctctgtcggttgagtgctctctTGAGGTGACACTGTCGcacgatcgaaccacctcggatccattaaactgactgggttttttgttccaaccagtgaaccacaactggacaaaggctgtgtatgtgctttcctgtctggggaagtgcatataaaaatatactttgtggcattgggggggtggggggaaaattgtagtgggtttcccTTGATGACTACAAGTCGTTAAcaaatcaggggtgggaattctcggatcagctgtttttccTCTTTTATGAAACAttgtttcctcgcattttaacctccaaaatgtgtcgaaTGGCACAgatgggaaaaaaatgtagtgggttactAAAATGGgagatggggtgggggcaggatattcatatttacaaaatagactgcaacatttgaccaaaatattttactagCCGTCTGGCATGGTGGTGGTAGTTctatactagcccaacattgaatatcactagtcatgggattggggctaccataatctagaagcccaggTTTTCCTCGATGACTATGAGTCGTTATTAACAAATCGGGTGGGCATTCTCCTTGGATCGGCTGTTTTTCTTCTCGTGGAACATTGCGTTTTCTTGcatttaatcgtcctttcctccaaaatgtatctgatggcacagattttaacctaggatttcaagtattccgggacccctctagattttatcttttttacagttcacaaattcccacccctgacaaatatttgacttcagtagccggtgattaattaatcaatgtgctctagttgtgttgttaaacaaaacaaactttatactcCAAAACCAGAAGACCAATTTCAACCAAATTGTGTGGGATGTCACATGGATAAACCAGTTGATTGTGGCTGGAAAAAAAATCTACCCTACTTGCAGATGTTTCATATAGGTGAAGGTTTTTCGATGGTTTATCTCGTGAATGTCATTAATTTTGGGTCATCCCATTTGTTTTTAGAGGCAGATACAggtataaacaaaattatccAAAGCGATGACCAATTCTAATTAAACCAGTGAAAGAGCCTGAAGTGtgattggtctaggattgatccccatctgtgggtcCATTGGcctatttgtcgttccaaccattgGCTCCTCTGGGAtgatggatataaaagatcctttgctactaatggaaaccaGTTGTGGGTTTTGTCTGATGACTTGATGTCGGAATtgccaagtgtttgacatccaatagtctgattaataaatcaatgtgctctagtggtgatgttaaacacttttaactttattaatgtgCCCATATTCCAAAAAGGTTCACACTCTTGAGTGCCACACATTTTGTTCTAAATTAAGGGCCACAACTCTTTgtttcacaaaggtctcttaggatCTGTTTGACGACAAAGCAtactctttgcaagtcttttagcattgcactgcgaaattgcgagagtttagtgaattaggctccagaGTACCCAACACTTTTCCTAGATTATAATGaaactaaggaataaagtaaaataatatgcatCTTTATTCAAGCACTGGacatgaatgccaaatcatgccattgtattgcattccacgcATTCGACTTTTGTTACCCTTCCATGTCTTAAGCCCTATAATGAGGATGGGCATTTCAGGGTTCGAACTTAATGGTACAGACGGGAATTGGCCATCGTTGAGATAACAATTGCTGTAGGTTGGGGACAGCACACACTAGCATCCGGTAAatctcaacaatggcaaaacgTAAACTTGtaggtgtacattatctgctagTGAATAACgtttaaaatagtttgttttatttaacaacgccactagaacacattgattttttatcttatcttatcggctattggacatcaaacatatggtcattctaacaggttttttttttatagagaaaacccgctgtcgccacacgggctactcttttacgacaggcagcaagggatcttttatttgcgcttcccacaggcaggatagcacaaaacgtggcctttgttgaaccagttatggatcactggtcggtgcaagtggtttacacctacccattgagccttgcggagcattcattctgggtttggagtcggtatctggattaaaaatcgcatGCCTTCGATGGGTCATTTCGCTCATGTTagttataaaacaatttcaacGGAGACTcgatctaattaaaattagctccactattacatgtggatctaacaccagccagttggagctcatgtccaccaatcaaaaccttacttgcagaatcctgccagtgatttaaaaataatttgaaaacattccgaattatcctgagggtatacgacatgtttcgtgtgaattacgaatgccttaaaacatgttttattttataaaataaataatttgtaatgtaaaactgaagactgatttagttagtttttttttataaataaataaataatttttaatgtaaaattgaagactgataacccactccatacgtattggtatggtttgctgtactgcggccactaaaatagacgcccgatatttttagaatgtgtatgctcccaaaataacgttataaaaggcttGTTTACCTTTTGAATCATAAATATGTCTGTAATTATGCACCACACTACTACGCTAAACAAATTTGAGATGTTCACAATTTCATAATGGTTACTACATATAGTTAAAACAAAGAATTtcatggaattaaatgtctcgcttACCGTAAACGTTTTCGACGCACAGtaatgaacatccataggtgcaactataaaccaagtttcactgacctagaACTTGTAGTTCATAAGAAACTGATGTAAACACGAAGCTTTAATGCAAAAATCGCCCCCATTAGAAAAGTGGGgtgaggcgtagcccagtggtacagcacttgcttgatgcgctgtcggtccaacatcgatccccgtcggtggacccattgaaacaaaggctgtggtatgtactatcctgtctgtgggatggtgcatataaaagattccttgctgctaatgaaaagagtagcctatgaagtggcgacagcggtttcctctcaatatttgtgtggtccttaaccatatgtctgacgccatataaccgtaaatacaatgtgttgagtgcgtcgttaaataaaatatttctttcttttggacAAATAAAACCTGTATCTCGTCccctttttactttgtaaaggtgGAACAAAAACtatgttctgttgttttaacttcacattatatatagtttgttttgttaacgacaccaatggaacacattgattaattaatcatcggctataggatgtcaaacatttggtaactctgactcgtcattagaggaaacccgttacatgttttctaatgcagcatgggatcttttatatgcactttcagacagaaaagcacataccacggcctctgtccagttgtggtgcactggttggaacgagaaaaaacccaatcagcagAGTGGATCCACcaaagtggttcgatcctgcgacgcaagcatctgaAGCGAGcaatcaaccgactgagctaaatcctgacccattatatatagagaataatacacgagtgacCGTTGGATACCATGTCTCACaaggtttttaaaatgtatctaacgagcgaaagcgagtttgatacgtttttaaatgagttgtgggatcaatggtatctaacggacacgaatgtattattctatttcttacatatcctcaaaaaccaggttttaagcacattttaacatctttttcgactaaaagttattgtAGCTAACTTGCGTGTctcagacccatgattgtcaggttaactatatgtcacaatgtaaTTGATTTCCATTCTGCAGTttgtcattggatgtatggcattagtgacctggtcatcaccttggagcatgtcttgaaattgttaacacacgtacatgtgtaaacaacgcatggtgttctcaccaacgagtgtaagaaagctatgtaacAATGTATAAAAGAAACGAAAAACATGTTTATGTATTAATAAGTTTTATTACCAGATCTGGGCGACAATACATTTAACATACCTGTACATACTAAGTGTTTCCCGCAGAATAATTAGTTTGATATAAACTGAGCCCCATAATGGCCGAAATAACAAGTGGAGTGCAGGGGTATGCTCCCTCTTAAAGGGAcggatcctagtttcaacctgtgaaaattaacactaagtttagttaatctacaaacctgtaacacatttggataacattACAATTGAGGAAAACATGAGTGTGCgactttaaaatggtaaaatatcctctaaaaacagactaacactcgactccataactgttacttctcagacgcacatgcatttttaaaaatatgagaaatgcattttgtgatattaaaacgccaggatgaccaaaaacacttcgaatgtacagaaactgataatctaaaccataaaatgtaagtaaagtatgatttcagttatcaaaaatgactaatagtaaaaaatatgcctgagtgtttaaaaactagggtatatacCTTTAAATCCTTTTGAAAATCCAGTTGCTTTCAGATGCTTTCTGGAGTACATAATGGGCGTCGTGTACacttatacaaaataaacaagatataataaataactaaaaaacaaatgtttatcaaaaagtgaaacatattttaatattaatctcTGCagtgtataatataaattatgtagctacatattaattaatacagtgtacaataattaaaaataactgtATAACGTGACTGTTAAATAagattcatattattttagataGACACAAAAAAATACAGGTAGAAACAGAGACCCACATACAGTCAAAACGGAATGCTcggtaaaccggaattccttcaaaactggacgtttttcatggtccctttttaaatatctgtacggaagagaacctctctaaaccggatacctcttaaaaccagattttttacttggtcccaagggtgtccggtttagagaggttacactgtaaatgttttttaggtttttatttaacacattcatTTTCCCAGTACGAGTATGAATAATGTTAATTGGTATGTTCTGTTTCTGttgttttcctacttttgtcctactttttctatattttcattcctacttttgtcctactttttctATATTaatcctacttttgtcctacttttttATAAGGGTGAGCTGGACAGCCTGCGGATGTCAAAAGGAAATGtaatttataattacatatatcgAGGTAAACATTAATGGAACTACATCCtcaatttaaagttttaaagaagTCCGTTTAAAATTCGAGCATCCACTACCGTACCAATATTTATAAACCTATTTAATAAATACGGTGCATGCATacaaacgcacacacgcacacacacacacacgcacacacatttgTGAatgcacacacgtacacatatacATGGTTAAGCTGTAATTCGCCCAATATAATCTAAACTTGGAAgtcatccccccccccatattgTATGTTATATGGAAAATCGGCTGCAGTTTGTAACCCATTTGACTGTTTGACAATTTGAATTTGAGAAAAGATTTTCTGTGGAAATTTGCCAACTTGCTAATGATTTGTGTGGTCTAACATAACCCCTGATTATGCACGCAGGCACACACAGGCTCCCACATAATTTGTGTGGTCCAACATAACCCCTGATTATGCACGCAGGCACACACAGGCTCCCACATAATTTGTGTGGTCCAACATAACCCCTGATTATGCACGCAggcacacacacggacacacacaggCTCCCACATAAAGGTTAACATGGCCCACAACCTTCTGTGATTAATATTAATCTTGAAAATTATCTTGTTTGTTTAacctttataaaatgtatattagataaattgtttgttaacactatttattcaaataaacaAGTGGCGGCAGACCTATATAAACGTCTCTCCAAAAGATGATGTTAATTACCAGTGTAGCACAAACTGAAatgaataataaacataaaacattacagTACAAAAGTATAATTTCAGCAATCACACGCAAACTAAAAATACTGAGTTGTGTATAAAACATACAGTACACATATTATTTGGACCAAGCCAAGGACCCGCACACATGTGctacatatataaaacaatacataattttaatttagaaacCAAATGTGCAATAGTGCACCAGACCAATATTGTAATAACATAGTAGAACATACATGCTTCACTCTGATAAGGTGATGAATTTGTGTACAGATTGTACTATCTTTGGGTTCAATTTGGATGGATAgagagagaatactacatgaacAGCTGTACTGTTTATCttaaataaatggtatctagtattctatttcttacatatctttaggaaacagttttaaaataaatttaaacacctTTTCCAACAAAAACCTATGTACGGCCCTAGTGCTtatatagttaacttgtgcgtcacatagtgatcgattcgaccgtGCTTTTTTATTGAATGGTATGGCTTTGGTGAcgtggtcatcacctaggagcagttaatcgtatgtctttaaaatgttaatgcatgtatgtgtgttgacACTATAcgtgttaacaaaaataatgaatgatgttctcaccatcAGATTTGTAagaattcatatttacaaaaatatcccTGATTAGTAGGACATATACATTGATACATAACACCTGAGATGAGTTAAAACATTGTGcgtttaatacaataaaaatataaatctaAAAACAGTTTCAGGGTTCGAACTTAATGATAGCAATTGTTGTCGTTGACATATAtattgctgtatgtagacagcATCACCGACAGCACTTTTGTACCATCAGATGAatctcctcaacaatggcaaaatgtatacacctggcctggtgctaataaaatgtttagagtctagactcgagactaatagagtctgagacaatAATGTCAtagcaacgccatacaaattgtatgcgtgtaacattagagattgagtctggactcttttAAGTTTCATA
Encoded here:
- the LOC121385631 gene encoding 60S ribosomal protein L23; protein product: MSKRGRGGSAGGKFRISLGLPVGAVINCADNTGGKNLFVIAVKGIKGRLNRLPAAGSGDMFVATCKKGKPELRKKVMPAVVIRQRKPFRRKNGVFIYFEDNAGVIVNPKGEMKGSAITGPVAKECADLWPRIASNASSIS